The Actinomadura graeca nucleotide sequence CGTGACCGGGCCCGTCGCGGTCGGGGGCGAGGGGTGGCTCGGGCCCGCCGAGGTCGCCGAGATCACCGGCAAGCGGGGCTTCGAGCTGCCCGCCGCGCTGACCTTCGGGATGGCGCAGCGGCTGCACCGGCTCGGGATGACCCCGGCCCCGGCGACCGACCTGCACTACGTCGCCTACCCGTGGGTCGTCGACTGCGCGCGGCTGCGGGCCGCGGGCTGGAAACCCCTCTACGACAACGCCTCCGCGCTGCGCGCCGTGATGGAGGAGACCGCCGGGCGGCACGCCGTCGTCGGCCGCCGCGTCGGCGGCAAGGAGGCGACCATGGCCACCGCCGCGGGCGCCACCGTCGCCGCTATCGGCGCCGCCGCGGCCATCCGCCGCGCCCGCAGGCGCCGCCGCTGATACCCGCCCCCCGGGAGCGGGGACCCCCGCCACCGGGCGGGCCGTCCGACCTCGGGGGTCGAACCGCCCGTCCAGGGGTCCGCCCAGGGCCTCGGCCGGACGGCGGGGGCCCTGGCCAGGGCCCTCAGTCGGAGGGCGGAGCGCCCGACGGGGACGGCGACGCCGACGCCTGCGGAGGCGCCGACGGCGTGGTGGTCGGGGAGACGGCCGGGGTCTTGGGCTTGGCCTGCTGCGCGGCGGCCAGGGCGTCCCTGGCCTGCCTGATCCGCTTCCACGCCTCGCCCATCGCCGGGTAGTCGCCCTCCCGCTGCGCCTTCTCGTAGGCGTCCACGGCCGCCCGCAGCTCGCTGATCGCCTTCTCCGCCTCGGGGGTCAGCGTCCCGCCCGGCGGGACCCCGGAGGAGGACGGCACGCCCGGGCTGCCGAGGACCTTGTCCAGCGCCTGGTCCACGGTGTCGGCCGCCGCGACGGCACCCCCGAACCGCACCAGCACCTTCCCGAGGAACGGGTACGGCTGCTGCTCCGACCCCCCGGCCGCCTTGGCGTACATCGGCTCCACGTACAGCAGACCGCCCGCGAACGGGATGGTGAGCAGGTTCCCCGGCACCGTCTTGGTGCCGCCCTGTCTCAGCGCGAACAGGTCGCCCTTCACCTGCGTGTCGGTCTCGAACGAGCTCTGCACCAGGCCGGGCCCGTCCGGTTGCGCGTTGCGCGGCATCTCCAGGATCTGGATCTGCCCGTAGTTGGACCCCGGCGTCGACCCGATCGACATGAACGCCGCGAGCTGCGCGTTCTTGTTCGGGTTGAACACCGTGGTCAGTGCGAAGTTCGGCGCCGTCTCGTCCGGCATCCGCAGGCTCTGGTAATACGGCGGCTGCCGCTTGCCCTTGGCGCTCGGGTCCTCCGGCACCTCCCAGAAGCCCTCGCCGCTGAAGAACGCCGCCGGGTCGGTCACGTGGTACTTCGACAGGATCTGCCGCTGCACCTTGAACAGGTCCTGCGGGTACCGGAAATGGCTCTCCAGCTCCGGCGGGATCGACGAGCGCGGCTGGACGGTGCCCTTGAACACCTTCATCCACGTCTTGGTGATCGGGTCGTCCTCGTCCCACTGGTACAGGTGGACGGTCCCGTCATAGGCGTCCACCGTGGCCTTGACCGAGTTGCGCATGTAGTTGATGTGGTCGTTGGCCTGCCGCGCCACCGCCGACCGCGTGTCGGTGATCGTGTCGCGGGTGGCCTCCCCGAGGCTCATCTCCTCCGAGTACGGGAAGCCGTCGGACGAGGTGTAGCCGTCCACGATCCACACGATGCGGCCGCCCACCACCGCCGGGTACGGGTCGCCGTCCAGCGTCAGCCACGGCGCGGCCCGGTGCACCATCTCCCGTGGCGTCCGGTTGTAGAGGATCCGGGCGTCCTTCTTGATCGCGCCCGACAGCAGCAGGTTCTTGTCCTGGAACCGCGTCGAGTACATCAGCTTGCGGAAGAACGAGTCGATCTCGACGCCGCCGCGGCCGCCGTAGGTGCTGCTGCGCTGGCCCGACCTGCTCGTCCCGTCGGGATAGTTCAGCTCCTGCTGGCCGCGCCCGCCGACCACCGAGTACGGGGCGGACCGCTCGCCGAAGTAGATCTCGGGGTGGGTCACCTTGATCTTCTGCTGGGGGGTGACCGGCATCGCGCTGGTGATGAACTCCGGCACCCTGCTCTTGGTGAAATGGTCGCCGTAGGCGGACACGAACCCGTACCCGTGGGTGTAGACCATCCGGTCCTTCACCCAGCTGTGCTGCCCCGCAGGGGCCCCCGACACCTCGCGCAGCGCGACGATCGTGTCGATGGTCTTGCCGTCGACGCTGTAGCGGTCGACGTCCAGCGTGTCGGGGAACTTGTAGAACGGGCGGATCTGCTGGAGCCGCTGGAACGTCTCGCCGAGCACGTTCGGGTCCAGGAGCCGGACGCCGCCGAGCTTCGCCCGCTCGGCCTCCAGCTGCTTCCCGTCGGTCACCGGCCGCGTCCCGTACGGGACGACCCGCGCCCCGTCCACCCCGTACGCCTTGCGGGTGAAGTCGATGTTGCGCTGGATGAACGCGCGCTCCTTGGCCAGCTCGTCCGGCTTCACCTGGAACTGCTGGATCAGCAGCGGGTACACGCCGCCGAGCAGGATCGCCGACAGCACCAGCAGCGTGAAGCCCACGCCCGGCAGCATCATGCCGCGCCGCAGCAGGTTGCTGACGAACATCACCGCGCAGATCAGCGCGATCACGGCCAGGATCGTCTTCGCGGGCAGCAGCGCGTTCACGTCCGTGTAGGACGCGCCGGTCGTCCCGCCGCGCTCGGAATGCACCAGGCCGTACCGGTCGAACCAGTAGGCGAACGCCTTCAGCAGGACGAACAGCCCCACCAGCACCGACAGATGGGCGCGCGCGGGCGGGCTGGCCTTGTCGCCGGGACCCTGCAGCCGCAGGCCCCCGTACAGGTAGTGCACCATCACCGCGGCCAGGATCGACAGGATCACCGTCGCGAAGACGACGCCCAGGACCAGCCGCAGGAACGGGTACGTGAAGACGTAGAACGAGACGTCCTTATGGAACTGCGGATCCTCGATGTGGAAGGGCGTCCGGTTGAGGAACGCCAGCCACACCGGCCACCGTCCCGCCACCGACGAGCCCGTCAGCACCGCCAGCAGCGTCAGCAGGCCCGCGGCGATCAGCCTCCGGCGCGGGTCGATGACCGACCGGTACCGCTCCAGGCCCTGCTGCTCCACCGACAGCGGCCGGTACGCGGGCCTCAGCCGGTGCGCGGTCCACACGTTCGCGCCCACGAACAGCGCCATGAACAGGCCGGAACCGAAGAACAGCACGAGCTTGGCCCGCAGCTGCGTCGTGTACACCGACGAGAAGCCCACCGAGTCGTACCACAGCCAGTTGGTGTAGACCGCGGTGAACACCAGGTAGGCGATCAGCAGCGCGGCCAGCGCCACCAGAACCGGTAGCACCAGCCGCGTCCGCCCGCTTCCGAGCCGGCGCCCGAAGCCGGGAGTCCGGAAGGTCAAGGGCCCCTCCGATCGAGATCGCGCCCACCGGCCACCGGCCGGTGCTGTGTATGCAACTTACCGACTGGGCGGGGGGTTCCCGCACTTCCCCGAGCTGATTGGGGGAAAGATGGGCCCGTGAGCCTTCTGGAGGAAGTAGTACTCGATCTTGAACGTCACTGGGCCGGACGGGGCTGGGACGCCCAGCCCTGCCTCTACGCGCTGGTGCGCAGCACCGAGCTCCGCAAGGCCGAACCCGAGCTCGCGGACCAGCTCGGCCTGACCGGCGGCGCCGACACCCTCGCCGCGCTCGAACAGCCCGGCCTGCCCGACCGGGACGCCGTCGAGGACGCCCTCGCGTCCATCGCGTGGCCGGACACGGTCGAGGGCTGCGCCCTGGTGATCGAGCGGGTCGTCCTGCCGCCCGAGGCCGAGGAGGAGATCCCCGACGACGAGGCGGAGGCCGCCGCCTACGCCGCCGCCCACCCCGGCCGCGAGGACGTCCGGATGGTCGTCGGCGTCCTGCGCGACGGCGCCCGCCACTCCGCCCTCCGGCTGCGCAGGCACGACGCCGAGGACGAGGTGCTGGCCGGCCCCGACCTCGTCCCCGCCCTCGCCGAGGCCCTCGCCGCGACCTTCGAACCGGACGAACCGGGCCGGGACGGGTAGCCTGCGGAACGTGACCGAAGCAAGCGCCCCCGGGACGACCCGCGACGTCATCCGGCTGATCGGCGTCCGCGAGACACCGCTGTCGGTGGACGAGGTCCTCGCCGCCGCCGGGGACCCCGCCGCCGGCGGCACCGCCGTGTTCGTCGGGACCGTCCGCGACCACGACCACGCCCGCGCCGTCCACCGGCTCTCCTACAGCGCCCACCCCACCGTCGAACGCGAGCTCCGCGCCGTCATGGAGAAGGTGGCCGCGGACCTTCCCGTCCGCGCCCTCGCCGCCCTCCACCGCGTCGGTGACCTCGAGATCGGCGACATCGCCGTCGTCGTCGCCGCGTCCTGCCCCCACCGCGCCGAGGCCTTCGACGCCTGCCGCCGCCTCATCGACGACCTCAAGGCGCAGGTGCCGATCTGGAAGCACCAGACCTTCGCCGACGGGGGAGACGAGTGGGTCGGGGCCTGCTGAGGCCCCTGTGCCGCATAGGCTTTCCGCCATGTCTCGTCGTGCCGCCACGCTGACCGTCGCGAGCGTGCTCGTCCTCGCGCTGGCCCTCGTCGGCTCCCTCATGCCCGTGCCGTACGTCGCGCTGAAGCCCGGCCCGACCAGCAACACCCTCGGCACCAACGACAAGGGCCAGCCGCTCATCAAGATCGAAGGCCGGCAGACCTACGACGACAAGGGCCACCTCAACTTCACCACCGTCACCTACCGCGGCGGCCCCGGCGGGCGCATCGACCTGTTCACCGCCCTGCGCGGCTGGCTCGCCAGTGACACCGCGATCGTCCCCGAAGAGACGATCTTCCCCAAGGACGAGTCGCAGAAGCAGGTGGACGAGGAGAACACCCGCCAGATGCAGGACTCCCAGCAGAGCGCCGAGGCCGCCGCCCTGAACGAGCTGAAGATCCCCATCAGCACCCAGGTCGTCGTCGACGGCGTCCAGAAGGGCAAGCCCGCCGACGGCAGGCTCAAACCCGGCGACGAGATCACCGCCCTCGACGGAACCAAGGTCACCAGCGTCGCCCAGATCACCGGCACCATGGCCAAGCGCAAGATCGGCACCCCCGTCACCCTCACCGTCACGCGCGCCGGCAAACAGGAGAAGCACACCCTCACCACCGTCGCCGACCCCACCGGCAAACGCGCCGTCGTCGGCGTCGTCCTCGGCGACCGCTACAAATTCCCCTTCAAGATCGACATCAGCGTCGGCGACATCGGCGGCCCCAGCGCCGGCCTCATGTTCTCCCTCGCCATCGTCGACAAACTCACCCCCGGCCCCCTCACCGGCGGCAAGTTCATCGCCGGCACCGGCACCATCACCCCCGAGGGCAAGGTCGGCCCCATCGGCGGCATCCAGCAGAAGATGGTCGCCGCCCGCCGCGCCGGAGCCACCCTCTTCCTCACCCCCAAGGACAATTGCTCCGACGCCACGTCCGCCCGCCCCGACGGCCTCCGCCTCGTCCGCGCCGACACCCTCCACGACGCCGTCCAGGCCATCAACGCCCTCACCTCCGGCAAAGGCGCCGTCCCCGAGTGCCCGAAGTAAACCGTTCGAACCACTCCCCGCCATGCAATAGAGTTGGGACATCACCGCGGGGTGGAGCAGTTCGGTAGCTCGCTGGGCTCATAACCCAGAGGTCGCAGGTTCAAATCCTGCCCCCGCTACGGTTTCTGGGGTCCGCATGTCGTGCGCTTTGCGCACTCCCTGCGGGCCCCTTCGCCATTCCCGGGGGGACGACCCCCCGGACCCCCCGATGCAGGGGCTCCGCCCCCACACCCCCTTGGGGCTGCGCCCCTTGCCCCCCCGGGGCTTCGCCCGGTTTGGGGCTGCGCCCCTTGCCCCCTTCGGGGAGGGTCTTGGGTGCGGACTAGGGCGCTCCTTGGACTTGGGGGAGGGTGAGCCGAGGTGCGCTGGGTCGGCTTGGGCCTTGGTATCGCGGCTGTCGGCAAACGCCGTGCGCCGCCCTCACTCAGAGGCTAGTTCCCAGGGTCGTAAGGGCAGGAGAGCCTGTTGGCGAGGTGCCTCTCTTCGCCTCACCACCGATGACGGAGGCCGTCATGGCGCTACGGTTGCTGGCGATCGACCCGGACACGCAGGGCGGAAACTGCCTGGCCGTCCACCTTGACCAGGTGTGCGACCGTGTCGCGGGCCGGTACATGCACCACCTGCCGATCATGGATGAGGACATCCGTTCCGGGCAGGCGTCCGAGCGCGGTCTGGCGGCGATGCGCGCCACCGGGTACCGCGTGGATCTGGAATGGTGGACGGACGGCGAGTCCTGCTGCCCGGAGAATTGTGCACAACCACCTCACACGGCCTGATCCGACGGGATTGATCGATGCGTGGCGACTGGTCCGATCTGCCGTCCGAGGTGCTCGGAGCGATCACGGCGCATACGGGGCCGGTCCACGGGATCGAGCCTTCGCCCGCAGGCAACCACGCGGACATCGCCGCGACCGTCCACGTCCGCGGTGGGCGGATGTTCCTCAAGGCCGCCCGCAAGACCGGGCCGGACACCGACGGCCCGGAGGTCCGGTCCCTGCGCTGGGAGGCGGCGATCAATCCCCACGTCACCGAGTACGCCCCCCGCCTCCACTGGACGGTGGAGGCCGGGGGGTGGCTCGTCTTGGCCTTCGAGCATGTCCAGGCCCGCCACGCCGACTATGCGCCGGGTTCGGCGGACCTGGACGTCTTGACGAAGGTCATCGACGGCCTCCAGGCTCGCCCGGTCCCGCCCGTGCTCGAACGCAAGCGCGTCGAGCGACGGTGGGAGGCGATGGCCGACGTCACCATCCTCGGTGGCGACACGTTGCTGCACGCCGATCTGAATCCCGCCAACGTCCTGCTCGGTGACGACGGGTCGGTCTGCCTGGTGGACTGGACGTTCGCCGGCCGTGGTGCCGCGTTCCTGGAACTGGCGTTGCTCGTTCCCTGGCTGCTGAAGGCCGGGCACACGCCCGCCGAGGCCGAGAGTTGGGTCAGTCGGTTCCCTGCGTGGACGAACACCGACCCTGCAGCCATCGACCTGTTCAGCCGTGTCTTCGCCGACAAGTGGAAGCTCAACCTTGCCGCCAATGACGCCGAGTGGGCGCGGGAGCATGCCGACGCCGCCCGGCGATGGGCTGACCACCGGCTGGGGCATGGGTGGTGACGGGGCTCTTGGCGGGTCAGGGTGCTTTTGGGGGTTGGGGGAGGGTTAGGCGGAAGGTGCAGCCTTGGCCGGGGGCCGTGTCCAGTTCCAGGCGTCCGCCGTGGTCTTCGGCTATGGCGGCGGCTATGGCGAGGCCCAGGCCGCTGCCGCCGTGGTCGCGGGAGCGGGACGGGTCCACGCGGTAGAAGCGTTCGAAGAGGTGGGCGGCCTTGTCGGGGGTGAGGCCGGGGCCCTCGTCGGCCACCTCGATGACGCAGATCGGCGTTCCCGGCTTCAGGGCGGGGGACGGGCTGACCCGGCCCTCGCGGTCGGGTGCGGCGTGGGCGGTGCCGACGCGTACGTGGATCGCGGTGCCGGGCGGGGTGTGCACCAGGGCGTTGGAGACCAGGTTCGTCACCACCTGCCGGAGCCGGTGGGGGTCTCCGGTGGTCTCCGCCAATTCCAGTTCCCCGGCGCCGTCGCCGAGGGGCTTCAGCCTGATGAGGCGCTCGGGATGGTGGACGGCCGTGGCGCCGATGGTGTCCGCGGCGATGGCGAGGAGGTCGACCGGCTCGCTGCGGTAGGTGGGCTCCTCGTCCAGCTTGGCCAGCAGGAGCAGGTCGTCGACCAGCACGCTCATGCGCTGGGCGTTCTGGCGGATCAGGCGGTCGGCCGCGCGGCGCTGGCGGGCCGGGAGGTCGTGGTGGCGCAGGGACAGCTCGGCGAACCCCTGGATGGCGGTCAGGGGGGTGCGCAGCTCGTGCCCGGCGTCGGCGACGAAACGGCGGAGCCGGGCCTCGGACGCCTCGTGCTCCCGCAGCGCCCCCTGCACCTGCTCCAGCATGGTGTTCAGCACGCCGCCCAGGCGGCCGACCTCGGTGCGCGGGTCGGTGTCGCTGATGCGCTCGTCCACGCGGCCCGCCGTGATCTCCTCCGCGGTCCGCTCCATGCGCGTCAGCGGCAGCAGTCCCAGCCGCACCACCCAGCGGCCGACGACCACCAGCGCGCCCAGCGTCACGATCAGGACGACCGCGTTGAGCCACAGCAGCTTGGACATCGCGCCGTCGACGGTGTCCATGGGGAGGGCGACGACGAAGGTCTCGCCGGTGGGGGTCGTCCCGCGGCGCACCCGCCAGCGGCCGTCGCCGGCGACGGCGGGGAGGGTCGCGAGGGCGCCCGGGCGCAGGGGGAGCCGGGACGCGCTGTGCGGCAGGCGGGGCGCCGATTTGGGTCCGCGTCCCAGGGACCGGGCCGAGAGCCGTCCGGAGTGGTCGTAGAAGTAGAGGCGGAAGTCGGACGGCAGGTCCACGCCCGGCGGTGGCGGGGTGGGCTCCCAGCGTCCGACCTTGCTGGGGGACGGGGGGAACCCGCGCAGCTGCTCGTCCACCTGCCCGAGCAGCCAGGACCGCAGGACGACGAACCCGATCGCCTGCGTGGTCAGGACCGCGGCCGCCGCCAGCGCGGTGGCGCCCAGCACCAGGCGGCGGCGCAGCGATCCCCGTCCGCCGGGCAGCAGGCCGGTCACGGCTCCGCCGCCTCGGCGTGCCCGCGCGGCAGCCGCAGGCAGTAGCCCACGCCCCGGACGGTGTGGATGAGCGGCGGGTCGAAGCGGTCGATCTTGCGCCGCAGGTACTTGACGTAGGTCTCGACGATGCGGCCATCGCCGTTGAAGTCGTAGCGCCACACGCGGTCGAGGATCTGGGACTTGCTCAGCACCCGGTTCGGGTTGGCCATCAGGTAGGCGAGCAGGCTGAACTCGGTGGGGGAGAGCCGGATGTACTCGCCCGCGCGGTGCACCTCGTGGGCGGCCTCGTCCAAGATCAGGTCGGCGTAGCGCAGGACGCCGGAGGACGTCCCGTCGCCGTCGGCCGCGCGGGTCCGCCGGAGGATCGCCTGGACGCGCAGCAGCACCTCCTCCAGGCTGAACGGCTTGGTGACGTAGTCGTCGGCGCCGGCGGCCAGCCCGGCGATGCGGTCCCGGACCTCGCCGAGGGCCGTGAGGAACAGGATCGGGGTGTCCACCCCCACGGCCCGCAGCACCTCGGTGACGGACAGGCCGTCCACGTCCGGGAGCATCACGTCGAGGAGGATCAGATCGGGGCCGAACCGCTCGACGGCCAGCAGCGCGTCCTGGCCGGTGCCGCAGCTGTCGACCTCGTAGCCCGACAGCCGCAGCGTCGACTCCAGCAGGACGCGGATGCCGTCCTCGTCCTCCACGACCAGCACGCGCCGCGGGGTCTGCTCGGCCACGATCGATCACCTCGCCAACCGGTTCAGTGAGCCGCGCAGTCGTAGAGGGTAGCGGCACCTCCCCCGGAACCTCCGTAGGCCGCGGGGGGCACGACCCGGCAGTGGGCGGAGACCCACGCCGTCCGCTGCGCGGCGTGTCCGCGCGGCCCCGGGAACGGGCCGCCCGGCCGCATCGCCGAGCCGAGGACGAAACGCAGCTCGCCGCCGCGCGTCCACCTCTCCAGCAGCCGGACGGACGGGGCGTCGTCGGCCGAGATGAAGCCGCCCATGCCGATGACGCGCGAGTCGCCGGAGAGGATGAACCCCGACGCGGCCATGGCCCCGCCTTCGACGGCCAGGGTGATCCGCGCCTTGCCGGCGTTGCGGCGGGCGTAGTCGAGGATCTTCTTCTGGCCGGGGGTGAGCCCGCCGCCGGACCTCGGGGGGCCTCCCGGGCGGCCGGGTCCCGGGAGGTCGCGCGGCATGTCCCGTCCCTCCCAGAACGGCGGAGCGATCATCGGGCCCGCGGCGGGGATGACGCCGTTCATCGACGCGCCGCCGAACGGGACGAGCCCCGCCCAGGCGCCCGGCGCGGCCAGCACCGCCAGCGCCCCGGCCACGAGCGCGGCGGGCAGCAGCCGGGCCGGGCGGACGGACGCGGCGCACAGCAGGACGACGGCCGCCACCCCGGCGGCGGCCACCGGCCACACCAGCCATCCGTGCCAGTGCGGGGTCCGCCGGATCACCCAGACCGCCCATGCCGCCGTCGGCGCGACGGTGATCGCCGCGACCGGTGCGGGCCACCGGGCCCCCTCCCGGTGCGCGCGGACGAGCACGGCCACGAGGCCGCCGCACAGGGCGCCGATCGCCGGGGCCAGCTGCGTCGTGTAGTACGGGTGGAAGATCCCCTTCTGGAGGGAGAACACGGCGGCGCACACCACCAGCCAGAGGCCCCACAGGATCCATCCCGTGGTGGGGAGCACCGCCGCCTCGGGCAGGCGGCCGCGGCGGCGCAGCACGGCCACCGCGACCGCGGTCACGATCGCCGCCGCGCACACCGGCAGCAGCCAGCTGATCTGCCCGCCGACCTCGTCCCCGAACATCCGCAGCGGTCCGGTGTCGCCGCCGAACATCGGGCCGGGGCCCCGCCCGCGCTCCGGGCCTCCCGGACCGGGTCCGCCGGGGCCCGGGCCCTGCCCGAAGACGCGGCCGAGGCCGTTGTAGCCGACGACGAGGTCCCAGGCGGAGCCGTCCTCGCTGCCGCCGATGTACGGACGGTCGCCCGGCCACAGCGCCACCATGGCCACCCACCACAGCGACGTCGCGGCCAGGACCGCGCCGGCCGCCGCCAACCGCAGGAATCGCGCGATCCAGGGGCCGCCCGCCCCGATCAGCCAG carries:
- a CDS encoding sensor histidine kinase, which gives rise to MTGLLPGGRGSLRRRLVLGATALAAAAVLTTQAIGFVVLRSWLLGQVDEQLRGFPPSPSKVGRWEPTPPPPGVDLPSDFRLYFYDHSGRLSARSLGRGPKSAPRLPHSASRLPLRPGALATLPAVAGDGRWRVRRGTTPTGETFVVALPMDTVDGAMSKLLWLNAVVLIVTLGALVVVGRWVVRLGLLPLTRMERTAEEITAGRVDERISDTDPRTEVGRLGGVLNTMLEQVQGALREHEASEARLRRFVADAGHELRTPLTAIQGFAELSLRHHDLPARQRRAADRLIRQNAQRMSVLVDDLLLLAKLDEEPTYRSEPVDLLAIAADTIGATAVHHPERLIRLKPLGDGAGELELAETTGDPHRLRQVVTNLVSNALVHTPPGTAIHVRVGTAHAAPDREGRVSPSPALKPGTPICVIEVADEGPGLTPDKAAHLFERFYRVDPSRSRDHGGSGLGLAIAAAIAEDHGGRLELDTAPGQGCTFRLTLPQPPKAP
- a CDS encoding glycosyltransferase family 39 protein yields the protein MISSKLFGMHGWALLLPEVAEGVLAVLVLHRTVRRWAGEGAGLAAALVLTLTPITVAITRSNNLDTPLLLLLVCAAYALTRAVQEPAGRAATWWLCGSAALIGCGFVTKMLAAWLVLPAFTLAWLIGAGGPWIARFLRLAAAGAVLAATSLWWVAMVALWPGDRPYIGGSEDGSAWDLVVGYNGLGRVFGQGPGPGGPGPGGPERGRGPGPMFGGDTGPLRMFGDEVGGQISWLLPVCAAAIVTAVAVAVLRRRGRLPEAAVLPTTGWILWGLWLVVCAAVFSLQKGIFHPYYTTQLAPAIGALCGGLVAVLVRAHREGARWPAPVAAITVAPTAAWAVWVIRRTPHWHGWLVWPVAAAGVAAVVLLCAASVRPARLLPAALVAGALAVLAAPGAWAGLVPFGGASMNGVIPAAGPMIAPPFWEGRDMPRDLPGPGRPGGPPRSGGGLTPGQKKILDYARRNAGKARITLAVEGGAMAASGFILSGDSRVIGMGGFISADDAPSVRLLERWTRGGELRFVLGSAMRPGGPFPGPRGHAAQRTAWVSAHCRVVPPAAYGGSGGGAATLYDCAAH
- a CDS encoding UPF0182 family protein — translated: MTFRTPGFGRRLGSGRTRLVLPVLVALAALLIAYLVFTAVYTNWLWYDSVGFSSVYTTQLRAKLVLFFGSGLFMALFVGANVWTAHRLRPAYRPLSVEQQGLERYRSVIDPRRRLIAAGLLTLLAVLTGSSVAGRWPVWLAFLNRTPFHIEDPQFHKDVSFYVFTYPFLRLVLGVVFATVILSILAAVMVHYLYGGLRLQGPGDKASPPARAHLSVLVGLFVLLKAFAYWFDRYGLVHSERGGTTGASYTDVNALLPAKTILAVIALICAVMFVSNLLRRGMMLPGVGFTLLVLSAILLGGVYPLLIQQFQVKPDELAKERAFIQRNIDFTRKAYGVDGARVVPYGTRPVTDGKQLEAERAKLGGVRLLDPNVLGETFQRLQQIRPFYKFPDTLDVDRYSVDGKTIDTIVALREVSGAPAGQHSWVKDRMVYTHGYGFVSAYGDHFTKSRVPEFITSAMPVTPQQKIKVTHPEIYFGERSAPYSVVGGRGQQELNYPDGTSRSGQRSSTYGGRGGVEIDSFFRKLMYSTRFQDKNLLLSGAIKKDARILYNRTPREMVHRAAPWLTLDGDPYPAVVGGRIVWIVDGYTSSDGFPYSEEMSLGEATRDTITDTRSAVARQANDHINYMRNSVKATVDAYDGTVHLYQWDEDDPITKTWMKVFKGTVQPRSSIPPELESHFRYPQDLFKVQRQILSKYHVTDPAAFFSGEGFWEVPEDPSAKGKRQPPYYQSLRMPDETAPNFALTTVFNPNKNAQLAAFMSIGSTPGSNYGQIQILEMPRNAQPDGPGLVQSSFETDTQVKGDLFALRQGGTKTVPGNLLTIPFAGGLLYVEPMYAKAAGGSEQQPYPFLGKVLVRFGGAVAAADTVDQALDKVLGSPGVPSSSGVPPGGTLTPEAEKAISELRAAVDAYEKAQREGDYPAMGEAWKRIRQARDALAAAQQAKPKTPAVSPTTTPSAPPQASASPSPSGAPPSD
- a CDS encoding phosphotransferase, which encodes MRGDWSDLPSEVLGAITAHTGPVHGIEPSPAGNHADIAATVHVRGGRMFLKAARKTGPDTDGPEVRSLRWEAAINPHVTEYAPRLHWTVEAGGWLVLAFEHVQARHADYAPGSADLDVLTKVIDGLQARPVPPVLERKRVERRWEAMADVTILGGDTLLHADLNPANVLLGDDGSVCLVDWTFAGRGAAFLELALLVPWLLKAGHTPAEAESWVSRFPAWTNTDPAAIDLFSRVFADKWKLNLAANDAEWAREHADAARRWADHRLGHGW
- a CDS encoding PDZ domain-containing protein, whose product is MSRRAATLTVASVLVLALALVGSLMPVPYVALKPGPTSNTLGTNDKGQPLIKIEGRQTYDDKGHLNFTTVTYRGGPGGRIDLFTALRGWLASDTAIVPEETIFPKDESQKQVDEENTRQMQDSQQSAEAAALNELKIPISTQVVVDGVQKGKPADGRLKPGDEITALDGTKVTSVAQITGTMAKRKIGTPVTLTVTRAGKQEKHTLTTVADPTGKRAVVGVVLGDRYKFPFKIDISVGDIGGPSAGLMFSLAIVDKLTPGPLTGGKFIAGTGTITPEGKVGPIGGIQQKMVAARRAGATLFLTPKDNCSDATSARPDGLRLVRADTLHDAVQAINALTSGKGAVPECPK
- a CDS encoding molybdenum cofactor biosynthesis protein MoaE — protein: MTEASAPGTTRDVIRLIGVRETPLSVDEVLAAAGDPAAGGTAVFVGTVRDHDHARAVHRLSYSAHPTVERELRAVMEKVAADLPVRALAALHRVGDLEIGDIAVVVAASCPHRAEAFDACRRLIDDLKAQVPIWKHQTFADGGDEWVGAC
- a CDS encoding PPA1309 family protein, whose amino-acid sequence is MSLLEEVVLDLERHWAGRGWDAQPCLYALVRSTELRKAEPELADQLGLTGGADTLAALEQPGLPDRDAVEDALASIAWPDTVEGCALVIERVVLPPEAEEEIPDDEAEAAAYAAAHPGREDVRMVVGVLRDGARHSALRLRRHDAEDEVLAGPDLVPALAEALAATFEPDEPGRDG
- a CDS encoding response regulator transcription factor: MAEQTPRRVLVVEDEDGIRVLLESTLRLSGYEVDSCGTGQDALLAVERFGPDLILLDVMLPDVDGLSVTEVLRAVGVDTPILFLTALGEVRDRIAGLAAGADDYVTKPFSLEEVLLRVQAILRRTRAADGDGTSSGVLRYADLILDEAAHEVHRAGEYIRLSPTEFSLLAYLMANPNRVLSKSQILDRVWRYDFNGDGRIVETYVKYLRRKIDRFDPPLIHTVRGVGYCLRLPRGHAEAAEP